The following are encoded together in the Triticum dicoccoides isolate Atlit2015 ecotype Zavitan chromosome 6B, WEW_v2.0, whole genome shotgun sequence genome:
- the LOC119324740 gene encoding protein FAR1-RELATED SEQUENCE 7-like isoform X1, whose translation MEEYLAAYTAKEDPATPAQPAVQTASAPPARAAGGHAPQAPAAAALPTSSRVVAKSNSSSAKTPGSSANKRVIYIVAGDDGSHVPILRQVQVYGEEAIKGYEKTPAPACNVVKQARRDAGKQPVRRPRIQLLSNNREERSADFMDDDEEAALALQVKLERSASYADRSLQLQTAEEHDVMEIDDISSDDTGSESDSDISSGSESEKDEGKFFYPAPEALGTVKAPQVGMKFPTLEDAHEYYNTYALQTGFVVVRGRNYKRQRFQLDCNRNRKVKLVEDLNLKRKRKKNVIEKTNCQAKIIVKLIKGEWVIAAVQNEHNHPLSPSRSFTRFLTSQKHMSPEERSFSRVLQQSRVPPGEILKILRRMSGFFRELPSKEKQALILQSAEQWRKANIDVEKTLNHLEELQLQDPCFFYTVQKDEDGMLRSIFWTDARSRMDYEIFGDFVSFDTTFSTNRHSMPFVPITGMNNRGRTIVLGCALLQDRKAETYKWMLQTFLQEMGGGQTPRSVITSQDEAMAKAIAEVMPQARHRFCRWNGKAQEKMAAFVAARGNMKAELDILVDNSLTETEFEQGWSALIQRHDASENEYLQLLWEMRKTWAPVYFMQDFFPFVVSARGSQGAFSLFKENVLPKDKIENLIEKYEEMQDKIKKTDEEDALEAATEPSCFSLQPIERHASRVYTRQIFLKVQKELLHSTAFKVQEIERGALYRLDKASSYENPEYDRDSFEVLIEPGVTDTYTCQCAKFARDGILCCHVFRLFTQFGIDEIPEKYIVARWTDGFREEQLERREEGRLVAAARREEDAARYAALMSKAAGIGREICGDGAKCDAFMLELDRIREKMATMAMANDHV comes from the exons ATGGAGGAGTATCTCGCTGCCTACACG GCGAAAGAAGATCCCGCAACTCCGGCGCAGCCGGCGGTTCAGACGGCCAGTGCGCCGCCGGCGCGGGCAGCAGGCGGTCACGCGCCGCAGGCGCCAGCAGCTGCTGCTCTTCCGACCAGTTCCAGAGTG GTTGCGAAATCGAACAGCAGTTCGGCGAAAACCCCCGGGAGCTCCGCGAACAAGAGGGTGATATACATTGTCGCTGGGGATGATGGCTCCCATGTGCCGATCCTGCGCCAAGTGCAGGTGTATGGAGAAGAG GCTATTAAGGGATATGAGAAGACGCCAGCACCTGCGTGCAACGTTGTTAAG CAGGCGCGTCGGGATGCTGGCAAACAGCCGGTGAGGCGACCAAGAATACAACTGCTCAGCAACAACCGTGAG GAACGATCAGCAGATTTCATGGATGACGACGAAGAAGCCGCATTGGCATTGCAAGTTAAACTGGAGAGAAGCGCCAGCTATGCGGACCGTTCGCTGCAGCTGCAGACTGCTGAAGAACATGATGTTATGGAAATCGATGACATTTCTAGCGACGATACAGGCAGTGAAAGTGATTCAGACATCAGCTCTGGGAGTGAGTCAGAAAAGGATGAAGGGAAGTTCTTCTATCCTGCCCCTGAGGCACTGGGCACTGTTAAGGCACCGCAAGTTGGAATGAAATTCCCAACCCTCGAAGATGCACACGAGTACTACAACACATATGCTCTCCAGACTGGTTTCGTGGTGGTCAGGGGAAGAAACTACAAGAGACAGAGGTTCCAGCTAGACTGCAACAGGAATCGCAAGGTAAAGCTAGTTGAGGACCTGaacctgaagaggaagaggaagaagaatgtcATAGAGAAGACAAATTGCCAGGCAAAGATCATCGTGAAGCTTATCAAGGGAGAGTGGGTGATCGCAGCAGTTCAGAACGAACACAACCATCCGTTATCTCCAAGCCGTTCGTTCACAAGATTCTTAACGAGCCAAAAACACATGTCACCTGAAGAGAGGTCATTCTCAAGAGTTCTTCAGCAGAGCAGGGTGCCTCCCGGAGAAATTCTCAAGATCTTAAGAAGGATGAGTGGCTTTTTTCGGGAATTGCCATCAAAGGAAAAACAAGCACTGATCTTGCAGTCTGCTGAACAATGGAGGAAAGCAAACATAGACGTTGAAAAAACATTGAACCACTTAGAGGAACTGCAGCTCCAGGACCCATGCTTTTTCTATACCGTGCAAAAGGATGAAGACGGCATGCTTAGGAGCATTTTCTGGACTGATGCAAGGTCAAGGATGGATTATGAAATCTTTGGTGATTTCGTATCGTTTGACACCACCTTCAGCACAAATAGACACAGCATGCCTTTTGTTCCTATCACTGGGATGAATAACCGTGGGAGAACAATCGTGTTAGGATGTGCCTTGCTGCAAGATCGGAAAGCTGAAACCTACAAATGGATGCTCCAGACGTTTCTGCAAGAGATGGGAGGAGGTCAGACGCCAAGATCAGTCATAACAAGCCAGGACGAAGCCATGGCGAAAGCAATAGCCGAGGTCATGCCACAAGCAAGGCACAGGTTCTGCAGATGGAACGGGAAAGCCCAGGAAAAGATGGCAGCCTTTGTGGCAGCAAGAGGCAACATGAAAGCAGAGCTGGACATCTTAGTTGACAATTCACTGACAGAGACGGAGTTTGAACAAGGATGGAGTGCACTCATCCAGAGGCACGATGCAAGTGAAAACGAGTACCTACAGTTGCTGTGGGAGATGAGGAAGACCTGGGCTCCTGTTTATTTCATGCAAGATTTCTTCCCTTTTGTCGTTTCAGCCAGAGGCAGCCAGGGGGCATTCTCACTGTTCAAAGAGAACGTGCTTCCCAAGGACAAGATAGAGAATCTGATTGAAAAGTACGAGGAGATGCAAGACAAGATCAAAAAAACAGACGAGGAAGATGCACTGGAAGCAGCAACCGAGCCTTCATGCTTCTCACTGCAGCCAATAGAAAGGCACGCATCACGCGTCTACACAAGGCAGATCTTCCTGAAGGTCCAGAAGGAGCTGCTCCACTCCACAGCGTTCAAGGTGCAGGAGATTGAAAGGGGCGCCCTCTACAGGCTGGACAAGGCCTCCAGCTACGAGAACCCGGAGTACGACCGAGACTCCTTCGAGGTGTTGATTGAGCCCGGCGTCACCGACACATACACGTGCCAGTGCGCCAAGTTCGCCAGGGACGGGATCCTCTGCTGCCACGTCTTCAGGCTCTTCACGCAGTTCGGCATCGACGAGATACCGGAGAAGTACATCGTGGCCCGGTGGACCGACGGTTTCAGggaggagcagctggagcggcgcgaggaggggcggctggtggcggcggcgaggcgcgaggAGGATGCGGCGAGGTACGCGGCGCTGATGAGCAAGGCGGCAGGGATCGGGAGGGAGATCTGCGGCGACGGCGCCAAGTGCGACGCGTTCATGCTGGAGCTGGACAGGATCCGGGAGAAAATGGCGACTATGGCGATGGCGAATGATCACGTCTAG
- the LOC119324740 gene encoding protein FAR1-RELATED SEQUENCE 7-like isoform X2, translating into MEEYLAAYTAKEDPATPAQPAVQTASAPPARAAGGHAPQAPAAAALPTSSRVVAKSNSSSAKTPGSSANKRVIYIVAGDDGSHVPILRQVQVYGEEAIKGYEKTPAPACNVVKARRDAGKQPVRRPRIQLLSNNREERSADFMDDDEEAALALQVKLERSASYADRSLQLQTAEEHDVMEIDDISSDDTGSESDSDISSGSESEKDEGKFFYPAPEALGTVKAPQVGMKFPTLEDAHEYYNTYALQTGFVVVRGRNYKRQRFQLDCNRNRKVKLVEDLNLKRKRKKNVIEKTNCQAKIIVKLIKGEWVIAAVQNEHNHPLSPSRSFTRFLTSQKHMSPEERSFSRVLQQSRVPPGEILKILRRMSGFFRELPSKEKQALILQSAEQWRKANIDVEKTLNHLEELQLQDPCFFYTVQKDEDGMLRSIFWTDARSRMDYEIFGDFVSFDTTFSTNRHSMPFVPITGMNNRGRTIVLGCALLQDRKAETYKWMLQTFLQEMGGGQTPRSVITSQDEAMAKAIAEVMPQARHRFCRWNGKAQEKMAAFVAARGNMKAELDILVDNSLTETEFEQGWSALIQRHDASENEYLQLLWEMRKTWAPVYFMQDFFPFVVSARGSQGAFSLFKENVLPKDKIENLIEKYEEMQDKIKKTDEEDALEAATEPSCFSLQPIERHASRVYTRQIFLKVQKELLHSTAFKVQEIERGALYRLDKASSYENPEYDRDSFEVLIEPGVTDTYTCQCAKFARDGILCCHVFRLFTQFGIDEIPEKYIVARWTDGFREEQLERREEGRLVAAARREEDAARYAALMSKAAGIGREICGDGAKCDAFMLELDRIREKMATMAMANDHV; encoded by the exons ATGGAGGAGTATCTCGCTGCCTACACG GCGAAAGAAGATCCCGCAACTCCGGCGCAGCCGGCGGTTCAGACGGCCAGTGCGCCGCCGGCGCGGGCAGCAGGCGGTCACGCGCCGCAGGCGCCAGCAGCTGCTGCTCTTCCGACCAGTTCCAGAGTG GTTGCGAAATCGAACAGCAGTTCGGCGAAAACCCCCGGGAGCTCCGCGAACAAGAGGGTGATATACATTGTCGCTGGGGATGATGGCTCCCATGTGCCGATCCTGCGCCAAGTGCAGGTGTATGGAGAAGAG GCTATTAAGGGATATGAGAAGACGCCAGCACCTGCGTGCAACGTTGTTAAG GCGCGTCGGGATGCTGGCAAACAGCCGGTGAGGCGACCAAGAATACAACTGCTCAGCAACAACCGTGAG GAACGATCAGCAGATTTCATGGATGACGACGAAGAAGCCGCATTGGCATTGCAAGTTAAACTGGAGAGAAGCGCCAGCTATGCGGACCGTTCGCTGCAGCTGCAGACTGCTGAAGAACATGATGTTATGGAAATCGATGACATTTCTAGCGACGATACAGGCAGTGAAAGTGATTCAGACATCAGCTCTGGGAGTGAGTCAGAAAAGGATGAAGGGAAGTTCTTCTATCCTGCCCCTGAGGCACTGGGCACTGTTAAGGCACCGCAAGTTGGAATGAAATTCCCAACCCTCGAAGATGCACACGAGTACTACAACACATATGCTCTCCAGACTGGTTTCGTGGTGGTCAGGGGAAGAAACTACAAGAGACAGAGGTTCCAGCTAGACTGCAACAGGAATCGCAAGGTAAAGCTAGTTGAGGACCTGaacctgaagaggaagaggaagaagaatgtcATAGAGAAGACAAATTGCCAGGCAAAGATCATCGTGAAGCTTATCAAGGGAGAGTGGGTGATCGCAGCAGTTCAGAACGAACACAACCATCCGTTATCTCCAAGCCGTTCGTTCACAAGATTCTTAACGAGCCAAAAACACATGTCACCTGAAGAGAGGTCATTCTCAAGAGTTCTTCAGCAGAGCAGGGTGCCTCCCGGAGAAATTCTCAAGATCTTAAGAAGGATGAGTGGCTTTTTTCGGGAATTGCCATCAAAGGAAAAACAAGCACTGATCTTGCAGTCTGCTGAACAATGGAGGAAAGCAAACATAGACGTTGAAAAAACATTGAACCACTTAGAGGAACTGCAGCTCCAGGACCCATGCTTTTTCTATACCGTGCAAAAGGATGAAGACGGCATGCTTAGGAGCATTTTCTGGACTGATGCAAGGTCAAGGATGGATTATGAAATCTTTGGTGATTTCGTATCGTTTGACACCACCTTCAGCACAAATAGACACAGCATGCCTTTTGTTCCTATCACTGGGATGAATAACCGTGGGAGAACAATCGTGTTAGGATGTGCCTTGCTGCAAGATCGGAAAGCTGAAACCTACAAATGGATGCTCCAGACGTTTCTGCAAGAGATGGGAGGAGGTCAGACGCCAAGATCAGTCATAACAAGCCAGGACGAAGCCATGGCGAAAGCAATAGCCGAGGTCATGCCACAAGCAAGGCACAGGTTCTGCAGATGGAACGGGAAAGCCCAGGAAAAGATGGCAGCCTTTGTGGCAGCAAGAGGCAACATGAAAGCAGAGCTGGACATCTTAGTTGACAATTCACTGACAGAGACGGAGTTTGAACAAGGATGGAGTGCACTCATCCAGAGGCACGATGCAAGTGAAAACGAGTACCTACAGTTGCTGTGGGAGATGAGGAAGACCTGGGCTCCTGTTTATTTCATGCAAGATTTCTTCCCTTTTGTCGTTTCAGCCAGAGGCAGCCAGGGGGCATTCTCACTGTTCAAAGAGAACGTGCTTCCCAAGGACAAGATAGAGAATCTGATTGAAAAGTACGAGGAGATGCAAGACAAGATCAAAAAAACAGACGAGGAAGATGCACTGGAAGCAGCAACCGAGCCTTCATGCTTCTCACTGCAGCCAATAGAAAGGCACGCATCACGCGTCTACACAAGGCAGATCTTCCTGAAGGTCCAGAAGGAGCTGCTCCACTCCACAGCGTTCAAGGTGCAGGAGATTGAAAGGGGCGCCCTCTACAGGCTGGACAAGGCCTCCAGCTACGAGAACCCGGAGTACGACCGAGACTCCTTCGAGGTGTTGATTGAGCCCGGCGTCACCGACACATACACGTGCCAGTGCGCCAAGTTCGCCAGGGACGGGATCCTCTGCTGCCACGTCTTCAGGCTCTTCACGCAGTTCGGCATCGACGAGATACCGGAGAAGTACATCGTGGCCCGGTGGACCGACGGTTTCAGggaggagcagctggagcggcgcgaggaggggcggctggtggcggcggcgaggcgcgaggAGGATGCGGCGAGGTACGCGGCGCTGATGAGCAAGGCGGCAGGGATCGGGAGGGAGATCTGCGGCGACGGCGCCAAGTGCGACGCGTTCATGCTGGAGCTGGACAGGATCCGGGAGAAAATGGCGACTATGGCGATGGCGAATGATCACGTCTAG